The Gossypium hirsutum isolate 1008001.06 chromosome D03, Gossypium_hirsutum_v2.1, whole genome shotgun sequence genomic interval TGTACACATAATAGATTTACAAATGAAATCCCCAAATATGTAACCCACAATCAAGGCACTGGAAATCTAATTCCCTTGACAAAAAGATTGACTAACATAAATAATCATATATGAAGATACAGCACAACTACTAAGGCATGGTTTTGTTCTGGCCAAAGTGCTCAACTAAATAGTCATATAGCGAAGCCAACCATGCTCTAGAAATAGATTACACACATTATTTAATAATGGTGGGGCATTTTAATGTTCTGTATTTTAGCTTACCTCCTTAGTGAAGTTTGCAGGTGAGATTCTCTTCAAGGAAGCTATACGTCGACGTGTTTGGGTCTTTCGCAAGCCAGAAATGCAAACCTCATAAGTGTCCATAAGTTTTTCCACAGTCATCTGTTATggtagaaagaaaataaagttatacCGTTTAATGCAAAAAGAAATcacattaagtccataaaaaaaGTCAGATATCACACTAAAAAAATGGCTTACATTATCTTGGTTTACTTCATTGTCATCTGATGATGTGGTTTCATTCCCCTTTTCGTCTGAGTTGGTATTCTGTCATaccgtttttaaaaaaaagaaatggttAAGAGTCCTACATTAGTAGGTATCCAGATATTAAGCATTTGTTCGCTAAAATGCAGCACCTGATCCAGCTCTGAATCTGAAAATGAAGTGCCCTGTTCTGCTGCACAGATGATTTAAGTAAGCTAAAATATCTTGGTATCAATCAGTTTAGAGAAAGACAAGAAATCACAGAGTGGCAAAATCAGCACTTCGAAGTAATACAATCAAATACAAGAAATTAAACAATGTTTTACAAGGCTTTCTTCATTGGATAGGTTTCAGGGGGATATTTCAATAAAACCCCACACTAACCTGAATTATTAACATTGGCTCCCTTCCCAATAGCATTAGAGTTTACCAGCTGAGAAATCACTTGTTGCCCAACCACATTGGCAAACATTGTTGCAGATTCCCTATGGTCCTCAGTTAGACCAACATATAACATATTGTCCAACCTCTTCTGCAAGATTTACAAGTGTTTACCATAATTCCAACAATATACCATAGAAAGGGGGAATCAGAAAAGCTATATGAAAGTTCTTAAAAAATTCCAAACTATGTTAATTACCTTTGCAACTTGAAGCACGTAGTCACCAAGATTGTTGTACTTGTCTACGCAATGGCGCACCTCATGTGATTCAGGTAAATAAGAGTTGTTTGTCAACCCTGCAATCTGTAAATTAAATTAGTAAACCAGCATTTTGGACAAGAACATAGATAAAAATGGTGCAAAATATGGATTGGTACCTGAAAGGTTGCACCATTATGGACAATTTCATGAGATATAGGATTGTTAATGTAATTGAGCAATGGCATTACAATGTCTTCCATGTTGTATGGATCACCGCTTGTAAAATCGCTGGTGCCCCTAGTTTTCCTAGCATCTCTCTGCTCATAAAGAGTAAAAGCAAATATAAATGTCTTGTAATAATTATATCATCGCATGAGAAGTCAAAAGACAACTTCCCCCTCTAGATCACTTCAGATCACACAAAATAAGTGCAGATATGATAGGTTTCGATCATGGCAACTGAGAAACAGAAGTGGAGATGTTCTCAAATTGGTCAAAATAATGCTATCTTAAAAGACAAATCAACACACAAACAAGACTACCAATTACCGACTGCACTAAAATGCATAAAAGGTTCTCTAGGAAAGCCCTTCACCCAAAATGCGGAAAGGTATCATTGACATTGGGAAATGCAATGACCTTCACAGAGAGTAGACAAAACTCTAATCCCTAATACAGTGAAAAATGAGTAGCACAAATAGCAGAAAACATACCCGAGCAAACAGGTCTTCCCGCATCCACGGAACCAGATACTTCCAAGGCCATATATCCAGAGTACTTACTCCTTTATTTTTAGATCGCAAACGTCCTGCCATTTGTGTGGCAGATGTTAAGTTGGGATGCACTAGGAATCTAGCTGCCACCTCCACTGAAAACTCATATGTGCTAAAGACACGGTCAATCGGATTCCTAAGTATCGTCACCACTGATGTCCTGCCCCTGGGAAGTTTAGAACTTATGCTATAGTCATCATGAGTAACCAACAACCTGCATTTTTCCTTGCTGTATTCAAGtggaaaaaaaatcaatcaaacatCCTCGAAAGGAAAAGGAATCACAAAAAAGGAGAACTCCTCCTTCAactttaaatacaaataaaattccAACCGTACCTAGGATCGAACCGTAGCTTGTCATAAGATCGGGGGCACTCTAGAGAACTCGAATATAACTTCTTTAAGAAACTGCAAGCATAAACAAAAGAAGTAAATCCCAGAATGGCGGACATCTTATCGTTCATTCATATGCATAcataatatatcatatatatacatatattaactAAGTTAAAAATTGCACAGTCAATGTACCAGATGATAATTACCAGTCAATGTACCAGATGATattaactaagttaaaatttgCACAATCAATGTACCAGAAGATGATTACCAGTGGAAATAGGTTCGACCTCCGGTCCGAGGAACATGAAGGAAGAAAAGTAAATCCTTGAGCGCGTGTTTATCCTCTTTGCTTTCATGTTTAAGCGAATTAGTAGCCCATTTTTTTACCACATTTTCGCAATGCTCGTAATCAGTTACAGAAAAGGCATTCACCACTACACATAATATAAAGGGGAAAAAATTCAAAAGATTTAGCacttcaaaacatatcaaaatcaatggatcaaaaacactaaaaaaggaaagaaattgattCAGTGAATACCTAATCCAAGAAGAATTAACAGAATTGTGCATTTTACAGTAGAATCCATTCATTCAATTCCTATTCAAATCACTGccgagaaaaataataattacaataaataacaaaataaaaaggcgAAAGGGGGAGGGTCACAACTCACAGatcacaataataataaaaaaccccTAAATCACAATAAAACGCTATATTACAGAAGGTGAGGAAAagggaattttaattttttaaaaaaactaaaaaaataataaaaaaagaagaaatatattCAGAAATAGTGGGCTGCTACCTGTATCGAATAAGGGGATCTCGTGCTCATAAATTAAATCCCTTCGAAGCTGTGTCGGGACTTTAGGTACACACAATTTAACTCTTTGATCAATTTTGGTcccacaaaataaaaaattacgttGTGAATTTCCggggtttattttaaataataattttctcggCAGCCAAACAGGGTTTGGGAAATTTTTTCaagggaagagaaaaaaaaaagaaaagaagaagaagaaaactttaAGGTTGTGATCTGTGTCCGAAGAAGAACACAGAACCAGCCTGAGAACAACGAAAACTGACGAACAATGAAAATGATTTAGGATGTGGAAATTTGAAATGGTAGaaaactattttatatatatacgtgGCTTAAATCACAAATAGGTAGCtgatctattttatttttacaagtaTTTCTAAATTATACTCCCTTTTCTAAAATGATATGAAAATTATATTCGATATCTTAAAATTAGGTAGAAGCCCAAATTACTCcgccaataaaataaaatttttaaccaattattttaggcaaattttaactaaaattttttaaattttatctcttttaTTCTTCGTCAAAGAACTTTAGTGacggaaaatttaaaaattcgtCAATAAACTCATTTAAATCCAGTTTTTGGCAACAAAATTTagatttcaacaattttttttttaaaatttttaatatatccTATAGAACCCATGTAATACTTTTTACTTATTTGtggaatctaaaaatttaaatgagataatttttttaattaaattaaaattttcaatttttttacactTTCTTACGggtaaattactaaaaaaagcccattttttaaaaatttaccgaaatgggcccggtattttattatttatcgaaatgggccattttccccgaaatcgcgtccacgtcagcgcgatgtcaggggacgtgtcagaacatcacgtccacgtcagcgcgctttgcttacgtggacacaaatcacgcctacgaggacgcgatttACTGATGtggatgaacagtttatgttttttagcttggaaaactttgaaatgctataacttttggctcggttgtccaattgagacgattttttttatttcgaataacttttcg includes:
- the LOC107962061 gene encoding protein-tyrosine sulfotransferase isoform X2 — its product is MDSTVKCTILLILLGLVVNAFSVTDYEHCENVVKKWATNSLKHESKEDKHALKDLLFFLHVPRTGGRTYFHCFLKKLYSSSLECPRSYDKLRFDPSKEKCRLLVTHDDYSISSKLPRGRTSVVTILRNPIDRVFSTYEFSVEVAARFLVHPNLTSATQMAGRLRSKNKGVSTLDIWPWKYLVPWMREDLFARRDARKTRGTSDFTSGDPYNMEDIVMPLLNYINNPISHEIVHNGATFQIAGLTNNSYLPESHEVRHCVDKYNNLGDYVLQVAKKRLDNMLYVGLTEDHRESATMFANVVGQQVISQLVNSNAIGKGANVNNSEQGTSFSDSELDQNTNSDEKGNETTSSDDNEVNQDNMTVEKLMDTYEVCISGLRKTQTRRRIASLKRISPANFTKEARNRVPQMVLQRIQSLNKLDVELYEYAQGIFAKQHKQAAEKLFDARTLGSIFIYSGGIKLWDACLWTMPFVLLFIFLFVNAKRRTLKLKI
- the LOC107962061 gene encoding protein-tyrosine sulfotransferase isoform X1 produces the protein MDSTVKCTILLILLGLVVNAFSVTDYEHCENVVKKWATNSLKHESKEDKHALKDLLFFLHVPRTGGRTYFHCFLKKLYSSSLECPRSYDKLRFDPSKEKCRLLVTHDDYSISSKLPRGRTSVVTILRNPIDRVFSTYEFSVEVAARFLVHPNLTSATQMAGRLRSKNKGVSTLDIWPWKYLVPWMREDLFARRDARKTRGTSDFTSGDPYNMEDIVMPLLNYINNPISHEIVHNGATFQIAGLTNNSYLPESHEVRHCVDKYNNLGDYVLQVAKKRLDNMLYVGLTEDHRESATMFANVVGQQVISQLVNSNAIGKGANVNNSAEQGTSFSDSELDQNTNSDEKGNETTSSDDNEVNQDNMTVEKLMDTYEVCISGLRKTQTRRRIASLKRISPANFTKEARNRVPQMVLQRIQSLNKLDVELYEYAQGIFAKQHKQAAEKLFDARTLGSIFIYSGGIKLWDACLWTMPFVLLFIFLFVNAKRRTLKLKI